The DNA region CTTCTGATTGTGCCGATGCTAAGGAAGCTCTTGCGTCATTGATAGATGCTTCTGCATCTTGGGCTACTTTTCCTGTATCGCTGTATAGTGCTCTTTCTTCTTTGATGGCTGCATCGTATGTGGCTTTGGCTCGGTCAAGTCCTGTTTCTGCATTTGTATGATCTAGTTCTGCAAGTTCTAATGTACGTTTAGAAGTGAGTCCTTTTTCCCATAATTGTTTTTGACGATCTAAATTGAGATTAGCGGTTTTTAAAGCAGCTTTTGCCGCATCAACTGCTTGTTCGCTGGCACGTACTCGATCTTTTGCCATCATCCGTCTAGAGTCTGCCGCATCAACAGCACTACCTCGGGAAGAACGTAAACTAATGATCCGCGAACGAATGTTATCCTCTCTGGCTCTTGCGGCTTCTAATCTTTGTAAAAGTGCATTTTTTTCTTCTCGGATCCGATTGATAAAATTCGGATCGTTGTCAGAAATATCAATGATTGGATCTCCCTTTTTGACACGTGTTCCTTCATGTACATGCCATTTTACAACACGTCCACTGATGGGAGATTCGATGACCTGTTGGCGGTCGAGGGGAGCATAAGCAACCACCCTTCCAAATCCCATCGTAGTTTGTTGCCAAGGTACATATAATAAGATAAGAACACTCAGAAAGAAAATGATCGTAAGTAGATAAGCAAGGCTTTGTGCAGGCAATGCTGTTTGTACCAATCGATAGGAAGGTAAATTTTTATGAAGTTTCCATTTTTGTGACATATCAGTTTTTATAAACCAAACTTAAGAGTTTACCTTTAAGGAATGGGAATCGTTTTCCAATCGTAAAATCTGATCCATTTGTGAAAGGAGATTTGGAGATTTAGAAACGACAAGTAGAGTCCAGTTCCTATTTTTCTGCAACAAAACTTTGAGACATGCAGTCAGTAGATGCGGAGGCAAAAGATCTAAGTTTCCATCAATTAACAAAAGTTTTGGTTTTCCAAGAATTGCCCGAGCGATAGAAATCACGGTGGTTTGGATCGTATCAAAGGGATGACCAAATGTTAAAAGTGGAGTGTGGATTCCATTGGGAAGGGATTGGATGGTTTCCCAAATTCCTAATTCTTCTAAAAGTTGTCTGATTTCTATCAGAGAAATTTCTTCCCTACCCACGCGAATGTTTTCCAGAATACTTCCTTCAAAAATTTCATTTCCACGAATGAGAAAAGTAAAGGAATGAATCTGTTCTTTAGAAACTTCGTGAATGTTTTGGTGGTTGTATTCCACAATTCCCGATGTTGGTGTTCGCATTCCACAGATCAGATCCAATAATATATGTGCGTCATAAGGAGTGTTGGAAGTGATTCCAATGGATTTGCCAGCTGGTAATTTTAAATCAAATCGGTTGAAAATTTTGTGACCATTCGTGAGAGAATAATGGATTCCAGAAAGTTGCACTTGGATTGGCCCTTCCGGAATTTCAAATTCTACCGTTTTGACTGGAATTGTTGGTAAGTGAAATACGGAATTGATTTTGTCAACAGCAGCAATCAAACTATAAAAACTATCCAATTGTTTTCCAAATTTAGAAATATCGCTCAGAACTTTTGCAATGACAAGTTCTGCAGCAACAAGTTGTCCAATCGTAAGTTGTCTGTGGATTACTAGATATCCACCTAATCCGAGTACAATGGCGCTGGCGAGGGCTTGGATCCCAACAAGACCGATGATTTGGCGGATATAGTTAAAAAAGTATTTTTTTCTAGCGTACAAATAATCCCGGATAAAGGAATCAGCTTTGTCTAAGGCAAAGTTGGAACCAAATGTAGAATGAAAGAGGGCGGAATGTCGGGATATTTCTTCCAACCATGCAGCTACTTTGTATTTTTCTTTCGAGATTTTGATATAGTTTTCTGCGGCTGGTTTTCCTAATCGATACGTAACCCAATACCCGCCAATGAACAAAATGAGAAAAGAAAATACGATAAAGATAGGGTGATAAAAAGAAATCAGAACAAAACCAATGACGGTAGTTAAAACGACAGATAAACCATCAACTAATAAGGAATGAATGGATTTTTGAATGGTCATTGTATCAAAAAAACGATTCACAAGTTCTGGGTTGTGGTGTTTGTCCAAAACATCTTGCCTTATTTTTGGAAATTTGACAGCGAACTCTGTAGCGATTCTTACAAACACACGTCTTTGTAAGATTTCCACAACGTAGATTTGAATGGTTTGCATGGCGCCCGCAAAACCTAGAAAAAATACAACTAACAATGTTAATATGATGACTGGTTGGATTAAAACTCCAAAGGCAACAATATTAACAAGTGAGGAAGTTGCAACAGGTACAACTAAAGATAAAATTCCAATTCCAATTCCGTAAATAAATACAATCCAAACATCTTTAGATTCCATTCGGATCAAATGGGAAATTTGTTTTAATGCATTTTTGACAGCGGAGTAAGAACCTGTGGTTTCTTTGTTTGTTGAGAATGGAAAGGTTGGTTCGGCAATGATCCAATCCACAGAATCTTTGTTTGATTTGATTCCGATGAATTTCATTAATTCTTTTTCAGAATACCATTCACCTTCATTGTCAAATCCATGTAGAGGTTTTACTAAATAGGAAGAAGTTTGGTAACTGATGATTGCGTAAAATTCAGATAAGTTATGATCCTCACTCGGAATTTGAAAAACAAACGGTGAGTCTTGCGAGATGAAAGATTTTATGTCTTGTAAGGTTTTTTGGACGATATTAAGGCGGATTTGGTATTGGTGTGATGCCGCAAAAAGAAAATCATAAAAATTCTGATTGGAAAGGATTCTATATTTACTTCTAAGAGAGCGAAATCCTTCTATAATTTGGCTTGGGACAGAATGGATGTGCAAAGACTCAGATAAAAAGTCTAAAACGGATTTTGCCAAATCTTCATGGGAAAAAAGTCTTGGATCAAAACTTTCTTCTTTTGCCTTGAAGAGTTGGTGTTTTAAATGAAATACCAACAAACGTAAAAATTTTAACATGTGAATTGCGATTCGATCCTTAGACTACACTTGACAAAACTTTGTTCTAGATTTTCTATTTTCAACCAGAGGTTCCTATGAAAATTTTTTATTCCATTTTGGTACTAATCGCACTCAATTTTTCCACCGGACTGATTGCACAAGAAAACTGCACATACGAATATGATCCATCCCAAACCTCATTAGAGTGGACAGCGTTCAAATTTACAGAGAAAACAGGTGTTAAAGGCAAGTTTGATTCCATTAAGGTAACTGGCAAACAAAAAGACAAATCAAAGTTTGGTGCAGTAAAATCGATTCAATTCCAAATTGATTCTTCTACTGTTAATTCGGGAGTTCCTGATCGGGATGGAAAAATTAAAAAATTCTTTTTTGGATCTGTGAAAGGAAATGGAAAAATCTCTGGATCCTTTTCTGACATTAGCACAGGGGAAACCGGAACTGCAAAACTAAACTTACGATTCGGAAATTCAAAAACGTCAGTGCCTGTCAATTTTGTTTGGAAAGATCATGTTCTCGAAGTGACTGGTACGGTTGATGTTGTGGCACTAGGATTACAATCGGGACTTAGTAAATTAAATGCTGAATGCAATGATTTACACAAAGGGTCTGATGGATTGAGTAAACTCTGGCCTACTGTTGACGTAAAGGTTGTATCAACCATAAAGAAAGTTTGTAAATAAAAATTGATGCCAAATCGTTTTTGGAAATTTCCGAACGATTTGGTAGTTACATATTTTGTTCCCATGATTACGTTTGATTCATAAATCGCTACTGCAGAATGATTCACGAATCGTTTCTTTGGAAAAGGTGAGTTGCCCGAATTGAGTCAAGAGATCGAAACATATAATCAATCCCAATCACCAACAGATAAGGAAATTTGTGATCTTCTGTATCAGGAAATCAATTTATACTTACCGAAAGCAGAAAAGAAAATTTGGCATGCACATCCCGTTTGGTTTTTGGATGGGAATCCTATTGTTGGTTATAGTAAATTAAAAACTTGTATTCGTCTTCTGTTTTGGAGTGGCCAAAGTTTTGAAGAAGAGGGACTAGAACCAGAAGGAAGTTTTAAAGCAGCAGAAGCCCGATATACGGAGGTGAGTCAAATTAAGAAAAAAGATCTGAAACGTTGGCTTAGCCAGGCTAAAAAAATCCAATGGGACTATAAAAATATTGTAAAACGAAAAGGTGTGTTGGAACGATTGAAGTAACAATCATAAATTTTATTGTATGGCGTTTATACGCATTACGCATATGAGAATCTGAATGAAAACTGAGATATAAAAGTCTAATACTATATTGCGAATACGAGCTATTCGTATATAAGTATTCGGATGAAATATGCGAATATATTTCTAGGCAGTGGCTATACGCTATTCGAATATAAATATTCAAATGAAAGAAGTAATATGGAAAATGTAGAAATTAAAAAACTATCCACTGCTGACTTAAACCAATTTATTGAACTCGTTCGAGTTTTTGAAGATGTCTTTGAAATGAAAAACTTTCAAATGCCAAATCAAAACTACCTTCAATCTCTTTTATCGCGGGATGATTTTTTT from Leptospira noumeaensis includes:
- a CDS encoding HlyD family secretion protein, producing MSQKWKLHKNLPSYRLVQTALPAQSLAYLLTIIFFLSVLILLYVPWQQTTMGFGRVVAYAPLDRQQVIESPISGRVVKWHVHEGTRVKKGDPIIDISDNDPNFINRIREEKNALLQRLEAARAREDNIRSRIISLRSSRGSAVDAADSRRMMAKDRVRASEQAVDAAKAALKTANLNLDRQKQLWEKGLTSKRTLELAELDHTNAETGLDRAKATYDAAIKEERALYSDTGKVAQDAEASINDARASLASAQSEVARVLEDLPKLEARLSRQETQEIFAPRDGTIMRILVNPDTQQVKEGDGVAILVPDAEDKAVELFISGNDIPLVGEGRKVRLQFQGYPVLQISGWPETAVGTFGGTVKLVDITDNGSGNFRVLVIPDRDDRKWPSSRYLRQGVRAKGWIFLNRVSVGYELWRRFNDFPPNLPMDDPEMKSLLDENGSGDKVK
- a CDS encoding ABC transporter ATP-binding protein; the protein is MLKFLRLLVFHLKHQLFKAKEESFDPRLFSHEDLAKSVLDFLSESLHIHSVPSQIIEGFRSLRSKYRILSNQNFYDFLFAASHQYQIRLNIVQKTLQDIKSFISQDSPFVFQIPSEDHNLSEFYAIISYQTSSYLVKPLHGFDNEGEWYSEKELMKFIGIKSNKDSVDWIIAEPTFPFSTNKETTGSYSAVKNALKQISHLIRMESKDVWIVFIYGIGIGILSLVVPVATSSLVNIVAFGVLIQPVIILTLLVVFFLGFAGAMQTIQIYVVEILQRRVFVRIATEFAVKFPKIRQDVLDKHHNPELVNRFFDTMTIQKSIHSLLVDGLSVVLTTVIGFVLISFYHPIFIVFSFLILFIGGYWVTYRLGKPAAENYIKISKEKYKVAAWLEEISRHSALFHSTFGSNFALDKADSFIRDYLYARKKYFFNYIRQIIGLVGIQALASAIVLGLGGYLVIHRQLTIGQLVAAELVIAKVLSDISKFGKQLDSFYSLIAAVDKINSVFHLPTIPVKTVEFEIPEGPIQVQLSGIHYSLTNGHKIFNRFDLKLPAGKSIGITSNTPYDAHILLDLICGMRTPTSGIVEYNHQNIHEVSKEQIHSFTFLIRGNEIFEGSILENIRVGREEISLIEIRQLLEELGIWETIQSLPNGIHTPLLTFGHPFDTIQTTVISIARAILGKPKLLLIDGNLDLLPPHLLTACLKVLLQKNRNWTLLVVSKSPNLLSQMDQILRLENDSHSLKVNS
- a CDS encoding YceI family protein encodes the protein MKIFYSILVLIALNFSTGLIAQENCTYEYDPSQTSLEWTAFKFTEKTGVKGKFDSIKVTGKQKDKSKFGAVKSIQFQIDSSTVNSGVPDRDGKIKKFFFGSVKGNGKISGSFSDISTGETGTAKLNLRFGNSKTSVPVNFVWKDHVLEVTGTVDVVALGLQSGLSKLNAECNDLHKGSDGLSKLWPTVDVKVVSTIKKVCK
- a CDS encoding DUF1801 domain-containing protein, producing the protein MSQEIETYNQSQSPTDKEICDLLYQEINLYLPKAEKKIWHAHPVWFLDGNPIVGYSKLKTCIRLLFWSGQSFEEEGLEPEGSFKAAEARYTEVSQIKKKDLKRWLSQAKKIQWDYKNIVKRKGVLERLK